The region ttatatggaataaatcgctgtgttacttcactaccacacataatcaatgcgtgtctattttttctaaagaggacaggaatttcttctttctgacaaatgattaattaataggccggtagccaggtttttaacctcagaaaaggatctgtttcgtcgtacgaacgtgtgtggacctgtgagccaaagggcctctgctggtatgacttctgggtgaccccttaaatggccccccaacttaaaaaaattgtctggaacggtgcacgtaccacaggcaacccagtgtaccctcacggagggtctagttaataTGGCGACAGAACTTGTGGTGTCAGATCAAGAAGAATGTTCTGACTCTTCCGGTCATAAAACTAGGGTTTCTTTTAATGTTGGGAAGGCAAAGCGAAGAGACGCAACCAGGACTGATAGCGATCGCTGGAGAAGAAGTTTACAAACCTGCCCTGTAGAAAGTAATGAAGCAAAGCTTGAAGGCTTGTCGTATCACTATCGAAAAAATAGATCGAAATCTCGCATTATCGAGGGATTACTATTTGTTCCAAGGCAACTTTCGGCTCCAGTTCATACAGCCTCAGTTACAATTTTTGTCTGGCAGTGGCCTTCTTCAAACTATTgtacttgcattttttttctttgcgctGAAGTTCGATACTCCCCTATTCAGATAGAGGAAGACGTTTTGAGGGCCACACCAAAATTGAAACTttaaaagcatcaaaatcaaactCCAGATTTGGTGGCCTTTCCATAAAATTGACTGGTAACAATTTTCGTATAACGAGTCATCGGTAAAGGATCTTGATATTTTCATAGAAATTTTTGCCTAATTGGTCGATTTTGACTATTTTCCTCCTAATTCCTAACCTTTTATAAAGATCATGAAAGCCTTGATGACGGACTAAGATCGTGGCTCTTTAgaaatgatgacgtcattttatGCTATGTTACGTCATCGTGCCCGTCATCGTCCCATGTCATGGACTTCGAAGGAAATATTTTTGGACTTGCAATAAGTCCTCCAAGCTTCTTTGCATTAACTTTCTTAAGTTTTGGGGTCCACACGAATTGCTGAAAACATGTGGAAACAGCCATAAACAAGAGACATATTGAAAACTGTTTTACAATACCTCAAAAGCCAAAATGACTTCCTGCACATTGATGTAAGCATTGAATTCCTGTTCATTTTGTGTCTTCTACAGTTTGTAAAAGAACCTGACAAAACAAAGTCACTGAGACGAGTAATTACTTCTAACATCAACAAGAAAAAGACAGAGCTCTGAGATGACTCCACCCGAGTGGATAACCTGGATGGCTGTAGGCTTGGCCGAGTCTGTTGCCATAGTAGCACTCAACCTCTGTacgataattgtttttacaagaAACCGTAATCTCCGCAAGCGCAGTACGTACCTGATGATAAATTTGGCAGTTATAGACATGTTGGTTGGAGGAGTTGCTGTGTTTATTCTGTTCTATTGGTTTGGAGTATTCTGTAATGTATGGAGGGGGCATCTAAATGGATATTTGAAAGATTATATAGAAACAAGACTACCTAATCTTTTTCCTGGTATCTCTTTATTAAACATAGCCATTATTGCTTTAGAACGGGCATATGCGACATTTCGGCCTTTCAAGCATCGCGTGCTGAAAAAACGGGTGTATGGCCTATTAATTGTCTTTATTTGGGTTATTACGGCATTAGGTATTTCCGTAAATCTTAAATATCCTGAGAGAGTAGTtgatctttacttaaagattgCATTTAGCTCGTTTGTACTTTTGATCATTTGTGTATCTTACTCATCCATTGTTATTAAAGTCCGTTGTGGAGCGCAGCCTCGACACCATGGTGCAGCcagtagagaaagaaaactgaccatgACATTGTTGATTGTGACTGTTGCATCTCTTTTGGTGTACCTGCCTGCCAATACTATCGCTATTCTCCTTTATAGCGGTATATTTAAAATGCCCTTTCCAGTGGGTGATCATCTTTATTTTGCACTTTATGTTTTACTTTATGCAAACTCTCTTGTCAATCCTATATTATACGCTATCCGCATGCCAGAATACAGATCTACTTTAGCTGCACTCTTTTGCAAACGTACTGTTCGCAACCGTGAAAGGCGAGTTGAAGATTTACCTCTTAATGATTTGTAAAACATTATGAAGCGCCATTGCATTTTTCTACTTGGCtttgctaaatttgaaatttcatgatattaacaacagttttaagttaATGTGCATAAATTGACCTTAAATAGATGGATGAATATAGGATTCAGGAAAGTTAACAAGACAAGAGGTGCTTATTATCTTAATTAATTTACTGTATAGCTGTTATTCGTGTTTTTAGTCATCAGAGGcgcttgcctcagtcataatacATTATGAAGCGTCATGGCATTTTCTACTTGGCTTTGTTCATAAGCGTACGAGCTGGGAAGGGGGGTACCGAGAGAGAGAAACCATTACAAAATAATGCTGTTGGCGTAattttcaaaattgtcaaaactCGTGAATAAAGTTTCTAGTTAGTTACTTTTCATGAATCTCTGTGCGATTAGACGCTCGGCCAGGTGTCTGTAGGCTGCCAGGTGGTTTCTTCAGAGAGTTGGTACTTTACGTGTATCATTTATATCTGTTGTTGATTTGAAGTATCGTTGGTGCACCGAAGCTAGACGAAAAGGTAGTCAGTTCAGGCTCCCGAAAAATAACGGGCcctcttttttgtttcttgtttttagcTGAGTTTCAGCTAAAAAGGAAGGGGGAAAGTCAAACAGTGCtagcaaataaataaacaaacaaacaaacaaagaagtaCCATTGCCCTGGTCATAACGTTTTTCTGGCCAAGGTCATGCTATACTATTTTGAGGGCGATTATGCCCACTATTTCCTGCATTCAACAATTTTAACGGTTAATATCGGAGTAAAGCGTTTTTCCATGATTTGACTGAATAAATCAATAAGACCACTTGATGACAGAGCATCTCATAATCGACAACGTTGTTAATTTGAGAAGTCCTTTATTGAGCAGGAATTGAATAAGACGTTTACAAAATGAGGAGGCCTGTTACGAGCTGGGAGTTTCCGGTTAGGAAATTCAGAGTGGAAAAACGTACTGCGCAGCTTTTCTGCGCATTTCTGGCCCTGCTTGCGGGCTCAGGTACTAATGCAAGCTGCAATGGTTCACAATGGTTGGAAAGAGCGACGGACTCTAAAAAGGCACGCGAGGCTATCACTCGgttgatttatttatacttgagCAAGCATGAAAATTTTTCGGCATTTCACTAGTACTGTTAAGAAAACAAGTCTCTCCCTGCCTGGTGAGAGGCTCTCTTGCTTATATATTCAGTGGGTTGCTTATATGGATGCAATATGTAAAGAGTGTTTGTGGATATGTGTCTTTGCAACGAAATTTCTTGTATATCGCGGTAAAATAAAGGGTTCTGAAACCGTCTTTGGGTTAATTTTGTCCCAAAAAAGTTGATTCCCTACGAAAAACAATACACCAGCTTTTCATTAGTGACGTTAAAATGTTGCTGCTTACCGGGAATATTGGGAAAGCACACAAAGTTCGTagtctttttttgtttacacGATCGACGAAATTCCcaccactttttcaaacttTGGGCCTGGCACACAGTCAAAACTCGCGCACACTTATTACGTTTTTCCACTCTGAAGTTCGGAAATAGAACAACTTCAAATTCTTTCCCAGGGTGCTCTTCCCTTCGAAGATGGGAAGGACTggaaaggagaaaaaagaaaaacaaagaacttttcCTAAAGCTGGCAAACTGCATTTTACGCATAAATCACTTTAGTGGGACGAATGGCAGAATCTACTCACCGCCTCGAGATCCTTTTCCCTTCCTTCCGAAGGGTAAAGTGCCCTTGGTTGAATTATGTTATGATGCTTGTTTTTATGTACATTATGAAAACGTGTTAGATGTTTAGAAGCATACGAAGTACTAAATTACATCTTTGATTATGTTTAATGCCGTATATtataagataaataaaaatacactGCTGTAACAAACTGTTTTTCTGTTTCATGGTGTGAAATTGTCAATACTACCACACATTGCATTTTGGTGATTTATTACCTACAATGATACACGCAACTTTAGGATGTACGCGGAGAGTTTGAATAGCCTGGACATCGTCTAGTGGTCACGTGACTAATAAATACCACGACTGATAAAGACGTTGGGATTAAACGTCGAAATAGTTCACTTCCAGGAAACTTTTGTTCTGGGCCGGTCTTTTTATATTATTTCTCGTATTTCCGGAGGGAAAATATTCTCTTATTTGAGTTGTTAGCTAAAAcacgtttttcttttacagtaaaataGTACCTCCTGAACAGATCTAATCAAATTATCGTTTAAAGATCTCTACCAAAACGCGCTGACTCAGTCAGTTTTCCGAGTGAGTGACTCAACACGTCACAACACTTACTTCCCTCCCACAGCTGATATGTAGGTTATTGCATGGATACAACAATCAGTAAACAACACCACGAGTCAATCACAGCATGCAGGCTTGCCTTTCAGTTCTCTTAAAGAGGAATCTTCTAGATAAAATGTACTGAAATTAAGTTCTTTAATTCCTACTTAAGATGTGTGAGAAATTTCCCTAACTTTGCTGTTGTA is a window of Montipora foliosa isolate CH-2021 chromosome 5, ASM3666993v2, whole genome shotgun sequence DNA encoding:
- the LOC138004384 gene encoding histamine H2 receptor-like — translated: MTPPEWITWMAVGLAESVAIVALNLCTIIVFTRNRNLRKRSTYLMINLAVIDMLVGGVAVFILFYWFGVFCNVWRGHLNGYLKDYIETRLPNLFPGISLLNIAIIALERAYATFRPFKHRVLKKRVYGLLIVFIWVITALGISVNLKYPERVVDLYLKIAFSSFVLLIICVSYSSIVIKVRCGAQPRHHGAASRERKLTMTLLIVTVASLLVYLPANTIAILLYSGIFKMPFPVGDHLYFALYVLLYANSLVNPILYAIRMPEYRSTLAALFCKRTVRNRERRVEDLPLNDL